In Bacteroidota bacterium, one genomic interval encodes:
- the nuoE gene encoding NADH-quinone oxidoreductase subunit NuoE: protein MANHIIENYPKNDRSILIPLLQDIQDEHGYLPEDVLTEAAKHIGMPLSSIYGVATFYNQFRLTPLGKNIVRVCRGTACHVKNSANILFGLESALNIKAGQTTRDKNFTLEVVSCIGACSIAPVICINDDYYGRISVKEIDKILKKYQPVTPRSSSIKTEETVK, encoded by the coding sequence ATGGCAAATCATATAATTGAAAATTACCCAAAGAACGACAGAAGTATCTTAATACCACTTCTGCAGGATATCCAGGATGAACACGGTTATCTGCCCGAAGATGTATTAACGGAAGCAGCCAAACATATCGGAATGCCTTTAAGCTCGATATATGGCGTTGCTACATTTTATAATCAGTTTCGTTTAACCCCGCTCGGCAAAAATATCGTCAGAGTGTGCAGAGGAACTGCTTGCCATGTAAAAAATTCTGCAAACATTTTATTCGGACTTGAATCTGCTCTCAACATTAAAGCCGGTCAAACAACCCGTGACAAGAATTTTACTCTTGAGGTGGTCAGTTGCATCGGTGCGTGTTCAATAGCTCCGGTAATATGCATCAACGATGATTATTATGGCAGAATTAGTGTAAAAGAAATTGATAAGATTCTCAAAAAATACCAGCCGGTTACCCCCAGATCATCATCGATTAAAACAGAGGAGACAGTAAAATGA
- a CDS encoding NADH-quinone oxidoreductase subunit NuoF translates to MNSFIEKCCSECWHSPEKQCQHFVQCCTEGPLCHHSEECTNEIKSFNNRLLFKEHEVPVIFIGAGTCGLAAGAAKVEEAIKAELVKQNIEAQIVRTGCIGYCAKEPIVDIKLPNGERIAYSEVTPKLAAKLIQTTIVEGGILQDNLLGSHERKSEVCASMHDTPFFRHQKKIVLENCGVINPDSIDTYIASGGFKAINKALKLMKPEEVVQEILDSGLRGRGGAGFPTGKKWEFALKQKSETKYIICNADEGDPGAFMDRSVLESDPFKLIEGMMVAAYAIGASSGYIYCRAEYPLAISRLTHCIHECERYGLLGDNILNSGFNFRLKIKKGAGAFVCGEETALIASIEGKRGMPKPRPPFPVVSGLWGKPTVINNVETLSNVSAIIARGAEWFSSVGTDKSKGTKVFALSGKIVNTGLVEIPMGITLEEVVFSIGGGIPYNKKFKAVQIGGPSGGCLPMSVIKTQVDYESLKEVGAMMGSGGFVVMDEDTCMVDIARFFLNFIQNESCGKCVPCREGTKRMLEIIERIPVAYKDGADKYDQLQRFKGIIGLKRLADVIRDTSLCGLGQSAPNPILSGLQYFKEEYEEHLFDRKCRSGVCKELLTFTIDNTLCSGCGLCKRKCGTEAIVGQKGEGHYILQDKCIKCGMCLETCRFCAINVN, encoded by the coding sequence ATGAACAGTTTTATCGAAAAATGTTGTTCGGAGTGCTGGCATTCACCTGAAAAACAGTGTCAGCATTTCGTACAGTGCTGTACTGAAGGACCACTCTGTCACCACAGCGAAGAGTGTACAAATGAAATTAAATCGTTCAACAACCGGCTTCTCTTCAAGGAGCATGAGGTACCTGTAATATTTATTGGTGCCGGAACCTGTGGACTTGCAGCCGGTGCGGCCAAAGTTGAAGAGGCTATAAAAGCTGAACTTGTGAAACAAAACATTGAAGCTCAAATTGTCAGAACCGGATGCATCGGTTACTGTGCAAAAGAACCAATAGTTGATATAAAACTTCCAAACGGTGAAAGAATTGCGTACTCGGAGGTTACTCCCAAACTGGCAGCAAAACTGATTCAGACCACAATTGTGGAAGGTGGAATTCTGCAGGATAATCTTCTCGGAAGTCATGAAAGAAAATCGGAAGTATGCGCATCAATGCACGACACACCTTTCTTCAGACATCAAAAGAAAATTGTTCTGGAGAATTGCGGTGTAATTAACCCCGATTCGATTGACACATACATCGCCAGCGGTGGTTTTAAAGCAATTAACAAGGCTTTAAAGTTGATGAAACCGGAAGAAGTTGTGCAGGAAATTCTGGATTCCGGACTCAGAGGCAGAGGTGGTGCAGGATTTCCAACCGGTAAAAAATGGGAATTCGCACTAAAACAGAAATCTGAGACAAAATACATCATTTGTAATGCCGACGAAGGTGATCCCGGTGCTTTCATGGACAGATCAGTGCTCGAAAGTGACCCGTTTAAGCTCATTGAAGGTATGATGGTTGCCGCATATGCCATCGGTGCAAGTTCAGGATATATCTACTGCAGAGCTGAGTATCCTCTGGCAATATCGAGATTGACCCATTGTATCCATGAATGTGAACGGTATGGTTTACTTGGTGACAACATCCTTAACAGTGGATTCAACTTCAGACTGAAAATTAAAAAGGGTGCCGGTGCATTTGTTTGTGGAGAGGAAACCGCCCTTATTGCTTCAATTGAAGGAAAAAGAGGAATGCCAAAGCCAAGACCTCCATTTCCTGTGGTATCAGGTCTTTGGGGCAAACCGACTGTGATAAACAATGTCGAGACACTTTCAAATGTCTCCGCCATTATAGCCAGAGGTGCAGAGTGGTTCTCAAGTGTTGGTACGGATAAAAGTAAAGGCACAAAAGTTTTCGCTCTCTCAGGTAAAATCGTAAACACAGGACTCGTTGAAATACCCATGGGAATTACACTCGAGGAAGTGGTTTTCAGCATTGGTGGCGGAATTCCTTACAACAAGAAATTCAAAGCCGTTCAGATAGGTGGACCTTCGGGCGGTTGTTTGCCGATGAGTGTCATAAAAACCCAGGTTGATTATGAATCACTGAAAGAAGTCGGTGCAATGATGGGTTCGGGCGGTTTCGTTGTGATGGATGAGGACACTTGTATGGTGGATATCGCCAGATTCTTCCTCAACTTCATTCAAAATGAATCGTGCGGCAAATGCGTTCCCTGCAGAGAGGGTACAAAGAGGATGCTTGAGATTATCGAGAGAATCCCGGTTGCCTACAAGGATGGAGCTGATAAATATGATCAGTTGCAGAGATTCAAAGGCATCATCGGATTGAAAAGACTGGCTGATGTAATCCGGGACACCTCATTATGCGGACTCGGGCAGTCGGCTCCCAATCCAATTCTTTCCGGTTTGCAATACTTCAAAGAAGAGTATGAAGAGCATCTCTTCGACAGAAAATGCCGTTCCGGAGTTTGTAAAGAACTTCTGACCTTTACAATCGACAATACTCTATGCTCGGGTTGCGGTCTCTGTAAGAGAAAATGCGGTACCGAGGCAATAGTAGGGCAGAAGGGCGAAGGGCACTACATTTTACAGGATAAATGTATTAAATGTGGAATGTGTCTCGAAACCTGCAGATTCTGTGCAATTAATGTAAACTGA